The Bacteroidota bacterium DNA window GAGTGAAGTGGCCAAATATGGGATGAACAATTCCTGCGGGCTTTTGGTCAATTCTTCAAGAGGTATTATTTATGCCGACGGCACCAATCGTTTTGCCCAGGCCGCCCGTGAAAAAGCCATCGAAATTCAAAAAGAAATGGAAATCCTTTTGGCTGATAAAGGAATTATTTAATTTAATTTATTTCCATTTTCCTGCGTTTTTTTATCTTTATCTTATATATAAAACGCAAAGGTATGGACGAAGAATTCCTTCAATATATTTGGAAATGTAAGCTCTTTGATTCAACCATGCTTACTGATGAAAATGGAGAAAAAATTGAAATTCTTCAGGTCGGCGAACAGAATCATGATGCCGGCCCCGATTTTTTCAATGTCAGAATAAAAACCGGGCAGACCGTCTGGGCCGGGAATGCCGAAATTCATGTTAATTCCTCAGATTGGGCTAAACATGGGCATCATACCAACAAAGCCTATGACAACGTAATCCTACATGCCGTTTATAATGATGATGCCCCAACCTATAGAACCAACGGGGAAAAAGTTGCTACAGTCAAATTAAAATTCAATCCCCTCCTGATAGAAAATTATCAGCGCCTTTTAAAAAGTGACAGATGGGCCAGCTGTCAGAACAATATTCAACAGATAGATCATTTTACGATTAAAAGCTGGATTTTGTCACTAGCCATAGAACGGCTGGAGGAGAAAACACAAAGCATTCAAAAAAGCCTGGCTGACAACCATAACAACTGGACGGAATCCTTCTATCATTCGCTGGCCCGGACATTCGGAGCCAACTTAAATGCCGATGCCTTTGAACACCTGGTCAGAATACTTCCTTTCAAATATTTGGCCCAACACAAAGACAACCTTTTTCAGGTCGAAGCTTTACTGTTCGGACAGGCCGGACTTTTTGACGACATATTATTTGGTGATGAATATTATCAGGCTTTAAAAAAAGAATATGTCTTCCTTCAAAAAAAATTTGGTTTAAAGCCCATGGAATTGCATCTTTGGAAGTTTTTAAGATTACGGCCGATTAATTTCCCGACCATAAGACTGGCACAATTTGCCGCATTGGTCCATCAATCAGCAGGTCTTTTCTCAAAAATACTCTATGCCGAGGATCTCAAGGAAGCTAAAAATTATTTCCGGGTAAAAACATCTGAATATTGGGATACACATTATGTTTTTAACAAAACGTCAACATATAAAAAGAAATTTCTTGGAGAAGGAACCATGACGAACATCGTGATAAATACCCTGGTCCCATTTCTTTTTGTTTACGGGAAAAACAAAGGTGATGAAAACTTCAAAAATAAGGCCATTGAATATTTGGAACAGTTAAAACCTGAAAAAAATTCCATTATCGATCATTGGGCAAAAATTGGGATATCAGCCAGGAACGCTTATGAAACCCAGGCATTGATCCAATTAAAAAACAAGTATTGTAATTTTAAGCGTTGTCTGGATTGCCAGATTGGTAATAAAATCATACGCTTATAA harbors:
- a CDS encoding DUF2851 family protein, which gives rise to MDEEFLQYIWKCKLFDSTMLTDENGEKIEILQVGEQNHDAGPDFFNVRIKTGQTVWAGNAEIHVNSSDWAKHGHHTNKAYDNVILHAVYNDDAPTYRTNGEKVATVKLKFNPLLIENYQRLLKSDRWASCQNNIQQIDHFTIKSWILSLAIERLEEKTQSIQKSLADNHNNWTESFYHSLARTFGANLNADAFEHLVRILPFKYLAQHKDNLFQVEALLFGQAGLFDDILFGDEYYQALKKEYVFLQKKFGLKPMELHLWKFLRLRPINFPTIRLAQFAALVHQSAGLFSKILYAEDLKEAKNYFRVKTSEYWDTHYVFNKTSTYKKKFLGEGTMTNIVINTLVPFLFVYGKNKGDENFKNKAIEYLEQLKPEKNSIIDHWAKIGISARNAYETQALIQLKNKYCNFKRCLDCQIGNKIIRL